A single genomic interval of Vibrio gallicus harbors:
- a CDS encoding molybdopterin-binding protein, which produces MSIETIMGNILSHNNPPKIAMLSTGEEVLFGDITDTNASWLSASLFEAGFQMTTRMTVGDSLDAISTALKILSKDHDVVIINGGLGPTSDDLTAEAASLCAAKDLELFPQWVERIEQMFAQWGREMPPSNIKQAMLPSTSVILDNPRGTACGFRLDIDGAQCYFTPGVPHEFKSMLNNEILPHMQACFTEIVQKNVHRIYCYGLSESGIATLLEPLEHPKQMVLGYRSALPYIEVKLFYSECSDEVQAYINQVEALLDSNSVAINCPPVNAVFDKLGGRRVAIIDGITQGHFHSWIAKQLPEQDKLSSFNVPIDHQQAQGLQLAKQVGLDAHDYCFVLQGLSNNQWQFTLKTPKQILKQVVEFKRDYNFSARCIVVSAIALDMLRRNVNECDPWGEYGSVVRVSSNIQSR; this is translated from the coding sequence ATGAGTATAGAAACGATTATGGGGAATATTTTGTCACACAATAATCCGCCGAAAATTGCCATGTTGAGTACCGGAGAAGAGGTACTGTTTGGTGATATTACAGATACCAACGCCAGTTGGCTCTCAGCTAGCTTGTTTGAGGCTGGCTTTCAAATGACCACTCGAATGACAGTTGGAGACAGCTTAGACGCGATATCAACTGCATTGAAAATTCTGTCTAAAGACCATGATGTTGTCATTATAAATGGTGGGTTAGGTCCCACTAGTGATGACCTTACAGCGGAAGCGGCTTCCCTATGTGCTGCTAAAGATCTTGAGCTGTTTCCACAATGGGTTGAGCGCATTGAACAGATGTTTGCTCAGTGGGGGCGTGAGATGCCACCATCGAATATTAAGCAGGCGATGCTGCCGTCAACGAGCGTTATTCTAGATAATCCGAGAGGAACAGCTTGTGGGTTTAGACTCGATATTGACGGCGCACAGTGTTATTTCACGCCAGGTGTACCTCACGAATTCAAGAGCATGCTAAACAACGAGATCCTGCCGCATATGCAGGCTTGTTTTACTGAGATAGTGCAGAAAAATGTGCATAGGATCTATTGCTACGGCTTGTCAGAGTCTGGGATTGCCACTTTACTAGAGCCACTTGAGCATCCTAAGCAGATGGTCTTAGGTTATCGCTCTGCACTTCCTTATATTGAGGTTAAGCTGTTTTATAGCGAGTGCTCTGATGAGGTGCAAGCTTATATTAACCAAGTTGAAGCATTATTGGATAGCAATAGCGTGGCTATAAATTGCCCGCCAGTTAATGCGGTATTTGATAAACTCGGTGGGAGACGCGTTGCGATTATCGACGGTATTACCCAAGGGCATTTCCACAGTTGGATAGCCAAGCAATTACCAGAGCAGGATAAACTGTCTTCATTTAATGTACCCATTGATCATCAGCAAGCGCAGGGCTTACAACTTGCCAAACAAGTGGGCTTAGATGCTCATGATTATTGCTTTGTATTACAGGGGCTTTCCAATAATCAATGGCAGTTTACCCTTAAAACACCAAAGCAGATATTGAAGCAGGTGGTTGAGTTCAAAAGGGATTATAACTTTTCAGCGCGTTGTATCGTTGTCTCAGCCATCGCCTTAGATATGTTGCGTCGTAATGTAAATGAGTGTGACCCATGGGGTGAATATGGCTCTGTGGTGAGGGTAAGCTCAAATATCCAATCGCGATAA
- the nrdA gene encoding class 1a ribonucleoside-diphosphate reductase subunit alpha: MNQNLTVTKRQGRTEPIDLEKIHRVITWAAEGLNNVSVSQVELKSQIQFYDGITTSDIHETMIKASADLISEETPDYQYLAARLAVFHLRKKAYGQYEPPTLFDHVSKLVDMGKYDKHLMEDYSREEFEVLNSYIDHKRDLDFSYAAVKQLEGKYFVQNRVSKEIYESAQFLYILVAACLFSKYPRDTRLDYIRRFYDAVSTFKISLPTPIMAGVRTPTRQFSSCVLIECGDSLDSINATASSIVRYVSQRAGIGINAGRIRALGSEIRGGEAFHTGCIPFYKYFQTSVKCCSQGGVRGGAATVFYPLWHGEVQNLLVLKNNRGVEENRVRHMDYGVQLNKLMYSRLIEGGNISLFSPSDVPGLYDAFFQDQDEFERLYAQYEADPSIKKEQVKALELFSILMQERASTGRIYIQNVDHCNTHSPFDASVAPVRQSNLCLEIALPTKPLNNVDDENGEIALCTLSAFNLGAINELDDLAELSDLVVRALDALLDYQDYPLPAARISTMNRRTLGVGVINYAYYLAKNGVKYSDGSANALTHRTFEAIQYHLLKASVKLAKEQGACPSFHETTYSQGILPIDTYKSSIDSIVEQELQYDWESLRSEIKQHGLRNSTLTALMPSETSSQISNATNGIEPPRGYVSVKASKDGILKQVVPEFTKYKQNYELLWNIPNNNGYINLVGIMQKFVDQSISANTNYDPNNYESGKVPMKQLLRDLLTAYKYGVKTLYYHNTRDGAKDDQNSVVVEEDDCAGGGCKI; this comes from the coding sequence AAAATCTTACCGTCACCAAGCGTCAGGGACGCACAGAACCTATCGATCTTGAGAAGATCCACCGCGTGATCACGTGGGCTGCCGAAGGACTCAATAACGTCTCTGTTTCTCAGGTAGAACTTAAGTCTCAAATCCAATTCTATGACGGTATCACTACGTCAGATATTCATGAGACCATGATTAAGGCATCTGCTGACCTTATCTCAGAAGAAACCCCTGATTATCAATATCTCGCTGCGCGACTTGCTGTGTTCCATTTGCGTAAGAAAGCCTACGGCCAATATGAGCCGCCAACATTATTTGATCATGTCTCTAAACTCGTAGACATGGGCAAATATGATAAACACTTGATGGAAGATTATTCTCGTGAAGAGTTTGAGGTACTGAACTCTTACATCGACCACAAGCGTGACCTTGATTTCTCATACGCAGCCGTCAAGCAGTTAGAAGGAAAGTACTTTGTACAAAACCGAGTATCTAAAGAAATCTATGAAAGTGCTCAGTTTCTATACATCTTAGTTGCTGCTTGTCTATTCTCTAAGTATCCACGTGATACCCGTTTAGACTATATTCGTCGTTTCTACGATGCAGTATCAACCTTCAAGATATCTCTGCCAACACCAATTATGGCGGGCGTTCGTACCCCTACTCGTCAATTTAGCTCATGTGTATTGATTGAATGTGGAGATAGCCTAGATTCTATCAATGCCACCGCAAGTTCTATCGTACGCTATGTCTCTCAGCGCGCTGGTATCGGTATCAATGCCGGGCGTATCCGCGCTTTAGGCTCTGAAATCCGTGGCGGCGAAGCCTTCCATACTGGTTGTATCCCGTTTTATAAATACTTCCAGACTTCAGTAAAATGTTGCTCTCAAGGCGGCGTACGTGGCGGTGCAGCTACTGTGTTCTATCCATTGTGGCATGGCGAAGTTCAAAACCTATTGGTGCTGAAAAACAACCGTGGCGTCGAAGAGAACCGCGTTCGTCATATGGACTACGGCGTTCAACTTAATAAGCTAATGTACAGCCGATTAATTGAAGGTGGCAACATCAGCCTGTTTTCTCCATCGGATGTACCTGGCCTATATGATGCTTTCTTCCAGGATCAAGACGAATTTGAACGTCTATACGCTCAATACGAAGCTGACCCAAGCATTAAAAAAGAGCAAGTTAAAGCGCTGGAATTGTTCAGCATCTTGATGCAAGAGCGCGCATCAACAGGTCGTATCTATATCCAGAACGTAGACCACTGCAATACGCATAGCCCGTTTGACGCGAGCGTTGCGCCCGTGCGCCAATCAAATCTCTGTTTAGAGATTGCACTTCCAACTAAACCACTGAACAATGTAGATGACGAGAACGGCGAAATAGCCCTATGTACGCTATCTGCATTTAACCTCGGTGCTATTAATGAGTTAGATGATCTCGCAGAACTGTCTGATCTCGTGGTTCGTGCCCTTGACGCCCTACTCGATTATCAAGACTACCCTCTACCAGCGGCGCGTATCTCGACTATGAATCGTCGCACCTTGGGTGTCGGTGTTATTAACTACGCTTACTATCTCGCTAAGAACGGCGTTAAATATTCTGACGGTAGTGCAAATGCCTTGACCCATCGCACCTTCGAAGCGATCCAGTATCACCTGTTAAAAGCGTCTGTAAAATTAGCCAAAGAACAAGGGGCATGTCCTTCGTTCCACGAAACGACATACTCGCAAGGTATCTTGCCTATAGACACCTACAAGAGCTCTATCGATAGTATCGTTGAACAAGAGTTACAGTACGACTGGGAATCACTACGTAGTGAAATCAAGCAGCATGGTTTACGCAACTCGACGCTAACTGCGCTAATGCCTTCTGAGACCTCATCTCAGATATCTAACGCAACCAACGGCATTGAACCGCCACGAGGTTACGTTTCGGTTAAGGCATCAAAAGATGGCATTCTCAAGCAAGTTGTGCCTGAGTTTACTAAGTACAAACAGAACTACGAACTGTTGTGGAATATTCCGAATAATAACGGTTATATAAACCTAGTTGGTATCATGCAGAAATTTGTCGATCAATCGATTTCAGCAAACACCAACTACGATCCAAACAACTATGAAAGCGGTAAGGTTCCTATGAAGCAACTGCTTCGTGACCTATTAACTGCGTATAAGTATGGTGTAAAGACACTCTACTACCACAATACTCGTGATGGTGCTAAAGATGACCAAAACAGCGTTGTTGTTGAAGAAGACGATTGCGCTGGCGGCGGTTGCAAGATCTAG
- the nrdB gene encoding class Ia ribonucleoside-diphosphate reductase subunit beta produces the protein MAYSTFTQNKNDQLKEPMFLGQPVNVARYDQQKFEIFEKLIEKQLSFFWRPEEVDVSSDRIDYNKLPDHEKHIFISNLKYQTLLDSIQGRSPNVALLPLVSLPELETWIETWSFSETIHSRSYTHIIRNIVNEPSVVFDDIVENEHILKRAKDIAHYYDKLIEMSNDYHRYGEGQHDINGESVDVSLYGLKKQLYLCLMSVNALEAIRFYVSFACSFAFAERELMEGNAKIIKLIARDEALHLSGTQHMINLLRNGQDDFAFLQIAEELKEQSIAIFKDAAEQEKEWAEYLFKDGSMIGLNKDILCQYVEYITNIRMQAVGLPSVYPEATNNPIPWINAWLSSDNVQVAPQEAEISSYLVGQIDNEISADDFEDFEL, from the coding sequence ATGGCCTATAGCACTTTTACCCAAAATAAAAACGACCAGCTTAAAGAGCCAATGTTTCTGGGTCAGCCGGTTAACGTTGCTCGTTATGACCAACAAAAGTTTGAAATATTTGAGAAGCTTATTGAAAAGCAATTGTCGTTTTTCTGGCGTCCTGAAGAAGTGGATGTGTCCAGTGATAGAATCGACTATAACAAGCTTCCAGACCATGAAAAACACATCTTTATCAGTAACTTAAAATATCAAACGCTACTCGACTCAATTCAAGGGCGCAGCCCGAATGTGGCACTACTTCCGCTAGTTTCATTGCCAGAATTAGAAACTTGGATTGAAACATGGTCTTTCTCAGAGACGATTCACTCTCGTTCTTATACCCATATCATACGTAATATTGTGAACGAGCCCTCGGTTGTATTTGATGATATCGTTGAGAACGAACATATTCTTAAGCGTGCCAAAGATATCGCACATTATTACGACAAACTGATTGAAATGAGCAACGATTATCATCGCTACGGTGAAGGTCAGCACGACATTAATGGTGAGAGTGTAGATGTCAGCTTATACGGATTGAAAAAGCAGCTTTATCTATGTTTGATGTCCGTAAATGCCCTTGAAGCCATTCGTTTCTACGTTAGCTTCGCTTGTTCTTTTGCATTTGCAGAACGCGAACTAATGGAAGGCAATGCCAAAATCATTAAGCTTATCGCTCGTGATGAAGCGCTACACCTTTCTGGTACGCAGCATATGATTAATCTATTACGTAATGGTCAAGATGACTTTGCTTTCCTGCAGATTGCTGAAGAGCTAAAAGAACAAAGCATTGCTATCTTCAAAGATGCAGCGGAACAAGAAAAAGAATGGGCGGAATACCTGTTTAAAGATGGCTCAATGATCGGTCTAAACAAAGATATTCTGTGCCAGTATGTTGAGTATATTACCAATATTCGAATGCAAGCAGTTGGACTTCCTTCTGTATATCCAGAAGCAACCAACAACCCGATCCCATGGATCAATGCATGGCTCTCTTCTGACAACGTACAAGTAGCACCTCAAGAGGCAGAAATCAGCTCTTATCTCGTAGGTCAAATTGACAATGAAATATCGGCTGATGACTTTGAGGATTTCGAGCTGTAA
- the yfaE gene encoding class I ribonucleotide reductase maintenance protein YfaE → MHKVTINKATHLVNSKNSTLLESMELSGLKPEYNCRDGHCGACRCTLERGEVEYIGFAMAYLKQGEILPCICRAKGDVNLEQVNLHNRVEHVS, encoded by the coding sequence ATGCATAAAGTCACCATTAATAAAGCAACCCATCTGGTAAATTCTAAAAACTCTACACTTTTAGAATCGATGGAGTTATCTGGTTTAAAACCGGAATATAACTGTCGAGATGGGCACTGTGGCGCTTGTCGTTGTACGTTAGAACGCGGTGAAGTCGAATACATTGGCTTTGCCATGGCCTACCTTAAACAAGGTGAGATACTTCCCTGTATCTGTCGCGCTAAAGGTGACGTGAATCTAGAGCAAGTAAATCTGCACAATCGGGTAGAACATGTCTCTTAA
- a CDS encoding DUF3943 domain-containing protein produces the protein MLASANSYANYDTNKHIEFSYNPQCDIAYQYCAKTNIAQHTFSLDDNKTALDLEANKLPLHLRVSDGKDWDYLLEQTYTILGLSVVTVGLMTFLPESITKWEDDDRDLSKLGDKWVENVKAGPVWDRDEHFLNYIMHPYFGGVYYTAARHAGFNEFESFGYSFAMSTFFWEYGVEAFAEVPSWQDLFVTPVFGAVVGELMLQGEQEVLSSGGKVWGSTTLGDVSLFLLNPVGHIHYWITDSWGADAQASLVSTPWFGYQDAATFALDSGASYDKQFIGMQFTLRF, from the coding sequence ATGTTGGCAAGTGCTAATAGCTATGCCAATTATGATACCAACAAGCACATTGAGTTTTCTTATAATCCACAATGCGATATCGCATATCAATATTGTGCCAAAACCAATATTGCTCAGCATACATTTTCGCTAGATGACAACAAAACTGCACTGGATCTAGAAGCCAATAAACTCCCCCTGCACCTGCGTGTTTCAGACGGCAAGGATTGGGATTATCTACTCGAACAAACCTATACTATTCTAGGCTTGAGTGTGGTGACCGTTGGCCTAATGACCTTCCTACCCGAAAGTATCACTAAATGGGAAGATGATGACCGTGACCTCAGCAAGCTAGGTGATAAATGGGTCGAAAACGTTAAAGCTGGCCCTGTTTGGGATAGAGATGAACATTTTCTAAACTATATCATGCACCCTTATTTTGGTGGTGTGTATTACACCGCCGCCCGACATGCAGGATTTAACGAGTTCGAATCCTTTGGCTACTCTTTTGCAATGTCGACCTTTTTTTGGGAATACGGCGTTGAAGCATTTGCAGAAGTTCCATCATGGCAAGATCTTTTTGTAACTCCAGTCTTTGGTGCTGTGGTGGGTGAACTCATGCTGCAAGGTGAACAGGAAGTCTTGAGCAGTGGAGGCAAGGTCTGGGGTTCAACGACCCTTGGTGATGTGTCGCTGTTCTTGTTAAATCCAGTTGGTCATATTCATTATTGGATAACAGACTCATGGGGAGCCGACGCACAGGCAAGCTTAGTTAGTACGCCTTGGTTTGGCTATCAAGATGCAGCCACATTTGCCCTTGATTCTGGCGCAAGTTATGACAAGCAATTTATTGGTATGCAATTTACACTCAGATTCTAA